The DNA region GGACCGCGACGGCACTGACGAACTTGCGGCAGCGGTGATGATGCTATCCCTCCTTCGAAATTGCGGTGCTGAGATGATGATAAGGTAGAAGCTTGTGTGGTATGTCCTTACTAAAACACTGCTTAAGCTACACCCAAGGTGACATGCATTATCGTCCCCCACAGGAATAAGGCTGCAGCCAAAACGGaatgaatatttgttttctttgaactGGAACGGCAACAGTGGCAGCATAGACGATCGTCTCGAACATGACGACTGCAACGAACCGACATGGAACCGCGGACAATAACTTAAATAACAACTATGCATAAGCACAAATATActtatagtttattttcctAATTATAATTGTTACAACAGGACCGTTCAACATTTACTCCCCGGCTCAGCCACTACTCTTCCTTCACAAGTGCTCTTCTCGGTGACCCTCATATtcatctctttctccttctctttatcatataatttgtatgaaaagtgaaataatgtgGATAGGGTTTATCTGCCTCtatcaaacatgaaaaatattatgaCGTCAtacatgtcaatactgcaatcacATCGTGTGTTAGCTTCCACGAGAagatatattcgttttttgaTTAGGCTAGCATGCAATGCTGTCTCTATTGAATCGTTAGTTCGGAGCCGTTGATTCGTCGACGGCTCTGGAACAGTGGACTCGTAGCCGGCTCCGCAGTTGTTGGAATGGAGCCGTGAGTGCAGAGCTGTTAGTCCGGAACCGGTTGCGGAGCCCTTGGCGGAGCCCGGCtacggagccgtcggagcgtaGCTGGCTCCGGAcccgttagtccggagccgttggtgcgctccgaaacgcccatcactagaTCACAGGACTGTTCTTGGACGGAAAGAATCTCGTGTGATGAAATTCtacgagaaattaaaaataaaattatttctttttcatttcactaaAATATGAATCAAATTACCACGTGCTGTTAGAGACTGGTTTGATGTTAATCTACGGTTAGAAACGTGTCGTtcgatatgatttttttttatgtccagCCGCTGCATACATTTTCCGTCCAGCATATGCTCACTATTTGGCTACTTCATCCGCTTCTTATCGGCTCTCCCTTATTCCTTATACACACATGATTTTGCAGCAAACTTAAGTTAATGTCCTGAGATCGTTTTCCGACGTAACGATTTTTCAACTCGTACATGTTGGGTCTTAATACGATAACACACGAATATTCATAGCGGAATCCCTTCTCCACTTTCTACACAAGTCCAGTAGAAAgtacataattaaaattagatttaCAATAATTGAACAATTCAACCTAAAACATCGTACTATTGCACGATTGCAATCCAGTTGCAATCAGtcgaattgtaaacaaaccagtccaattgtaaacaaaccattccaattttctgtcaaaatttttttcattcattttttattggAAATCGGCCAAAACAGGCTTTTGTCATAACCTGTATAGAGTCTAACTAACCTGCTCTGAtgacacctcctttctacccactttggcccaatctcagattgcgctaTATTCGTTTTCTCAAATATATGTCAATTCGcttagccaaccctgagctataaacgtcatttcacGGTCTcctaaggctgcgctctggcaccaatcgaacacgaattccgactcgaacaaacccataaaTCATATGTatgtgcactgtcagacacaaacaacacaacaagaCAAAATAGTCAAATTccttacatttttcatgttcgatgtcacGTTCGATTGGTTCTAGCAAAGTGTATGAAgatcaggtggtctcatagcctgttttttatatcaaagttaaacgtcactttttgacagcatgAATGCAAACATTTccccaaacaagctttctcACGACTTGCCTAATACACAAACATTCTTAGAATCTACGTTATTTGCACTGAAATACCTAAAAAGCACtcaaaatatttcttattttaaGCTAAACCAAATCTGAACtaattaaaaaccatttttgaTCAAATAATGCCGTCGATGCGGACACCAATGTGTACTACGTATGTGTTGCTAAGAACAAAGCGAACGGTTCCTatggaaattcatttcacccattctgtcaaaaGGAGCCTTTTATGATTCTGAAATTAGTTGTCAATTTGTATGGGACGAGACCACCTGGTCTTCATATCTTTGGGTTCTAGAGCGCCAGGTTAGGCGGTGCTCTGAGTCCAATCGAacgagacaaacaaacacgactctGTTCGATAGGTGCTCTGTCAGATGTTCCATGCAATCGCTGTCATGGCACTAAAATACCCTAACTTTTCATCtagaaaatgaagcattttcatagtttaaatgaatatcCATTTGCAGGGGAAAGATTCAACAAAACATTTACTTGGTACTAACatcaataataatataaaaatcattcaaattcaatattgaaaaatgtaacattTGTCCATGCGGaaacacatacagtgcatACACATGCATTATGTACACGCAAAAGTTTAATACGTTTTAATCATGTATATTCGATGTTATAATTGATTGTGAAGTATTGCAAATATTATGAtagctattttaaatattttgcacgcaattttaagaacaaaaaacacaaactacGTAAATAAACTTCAAAATGTCCCGAATTGAATTCTATCTACTGTAACTGTGAAGCGTTTGACATCCAAGGCACTTGCAGCTCAGGTGGATATCGAACATCAGAGACAAAacccgattattaaacacaaacggaaatgacAGAAGACAAGTGCATCAAGACAAACGGAAAATAGTTATGCATTTTGAAACCGTTCTTGTGACAGACaagtttcgttaaattttttctttcgttaaagCTGTGTCAAAGCCTTTGTCGATGtttcaaaatgttcaaattcaaaataaaaaaaagtaaacaattttaattaaGACACAATCGTTtatcaagctaacaatccttgtttAAAACATCGAAATGATTTTCTCCCACTTTGTAAGTGACGATagcagcagtgaagaagaaacaacggTAGATCTGGCCAAACAGCGCCGACTGCTTCGAAGGTTTTCGACCCGTTACAGCTTTCTAACCAAACGTGAGTTAAGCATGCGAATCATTTGTGCAAACCGTGTTATACATGTTTCATTTGGTGGTAGTTTATTTCagatttaataaaaatttcgtgagtcgaaggaaattttccttGACATTCTGGCGGAGATCGAGCCCTCCGAGTCCTTGTTATTCCTAAAAGTGTATGCTGTATTAGATGTGATAATTATTGTGCCTATGCTGTTGGTTGTTGAAGCAGTCATTCATTGAAGAAGTTGCTGGAATCCAATGCTTTTGAATGCAACCCGGGTGCGTGAGCTCTTCATCTTTCGACTACCATCGAAGAACAACAGAGGAAGGAAATAACAGCAGCTTCTTAACCCATAACAGCAGCACGTTACCAGTATCTCGAGCATATCGCGATTTGGATATGGCAGGACAcgtatttttgtttacaatgataaatttgattatttctgaAATATAATACTTATATTTGCCgtgacaacaacagcaacaactctattgttgtgttgtgtcggTCAAACAATCTGTGATTGGCGCCTTTCCGTGACAAAAGCAGTTTGACAATTTtggatttccgtttgtgtttaataatacATATCTTGGCAGTATGCTTGTAAGTTTGTGTTTCgacaaattttttttccaactcaCAACAACACGGATGTCATAATACAAAATCTTCCGATTTTGAAAACTTgtctttacaatttgtgtttaataatcgggccttttttcatgttcgatgtcgtgttcgattgtgCTACAGCGCCGGGTTACGCGGTTTTTGCGTTCCCGACAAATCTGCGTAACTTTAATATCCACGTaggtcgaatttcacgttttttgactaaaattctattgattactcggagtctttgatttaatttagtacttttatatACTTTATCATTTATGTGATATAATTTGTGCACAAAATTCTAATATTCCTGTCAACCAGTGGTTTCAATTTGCTagcaaaatgtattttttaccgaacttgaagcaaatggTACTGATGTGACATTTATTccgtcaaatttagaaaaccaacTATATCCGAATCCGCGTTAGTTTAGAACCGTGTAattcgggaacagactgtaatGGGTTGTTTGAGttggatgtcgtgttcgattggtgccagagcgcagcctaacATCGGGCGCATGACGAACTCTCTTAAGGCTTGTACACAGTGGCTCCCAAAGGTAGaatattttttcaacatttaggcccgtgtctgtgctccatcggatgcgattttatcggaaggcctgtcaaaattttatatgggatttgatagataacgtcggacgtgcgatttcgtcgtacgacggaatcaaaaattttgatttcgtcggatgccgcatccgattttatcggTCAAACtaatgtgtggtgttttgtaagaacaatctcaacttaatttttcataatagttatattattaaaatcatccaaataatcgcaatattatacgaaaaagcgtttgacagcacgtgcgataaaatcgcatgcgatagagcacagacacgggccttaggcagcggtaatcgctactGTGGGCGTGCGGGCGTGCGGGCGTGAGTGCGGAAAAATCTTTGTTTTATTCTGACGTATGTGGTTGCAATAAAAGCGGGTGACAGCAGcgggtgtcaaattccatacattttcagaaaacgcacgcacgcccgcatcaGCGATTACCGTTGCCTTAGTCACCTGCGTGGCCACGCGCCACAttattatatgggtttgttcgactCACTtggcgctctagcagcaatcgaacacgacatcgaacatgaaaaatgaatgggatttgacatgtttaaTTTGTTGGTTATCCTATCTAACACGTCAAATCCTATatattttcatgttcgattgctgctagagcgctgccttacccggcgctctagcaccaatcgaacacgcatcgaacatgaaaatgtatgggatttaacatgtttgtcttttttgtttgtttgtgtctgacaatgcacctccatatgaatacagtctgttctcgagttacacggttctcgacttacgcggattcggatataggcggttttctaaatttgacagattaatgTCAAAtcggtacaatttgcttcaagtttgttataaattgcattttggttaacaaattaaaaccgcttaaaagccagaaacattagaattttctgcacgaatcatcaaataaatgataaagtgtataaaagtactaaataaaataaaaaaatccgagtaatcaatagtattttagccaaaaaacgtgaaattcaaCTTACGCGGATaatcgagttacgcggattcgtcgggaacgcagaaaccgcgtaactcgggaacagactgtatatgggtttgttcgagtcggatgtcgtgttcgataggtgccagagcgcagccgtAGATGTCTTATTCGGCAATTGCTAGAGCTCGGCCTGATAATTGTGACATTTATCGAGCACGAGGATAGTTAGACatttaattgttttagttttgattTGAACAACATCCTACAGTTCCCCGTGTTAACtaaaatgaaagtaaaagttATTACAAGGAACCCTGATAGGTATGTCCGTGAGACAAAACAAGATATCACAAGTCTTTCCGTAATTATGATAAGGAAGTACACCCATTTCAAAGCACTAGGGAGTACGTGCGTGCGTTGAATGCTACCAAACTGGAAAGAGTGTTTGCGAAGCCTTTCGTCGGTAATCTTGATGGTCATTGTGATGGCGTTTCTATCATATCCAAGAACTACGCTAAAATATCTTTTATTGCGAGTGGTGCTTACGACGGCAATGTCAAGCTGTGGTATGTGGCTGATAAAACATGTATGATGAGTATTAATGCCCATGTCGGATATTGTCGAGGAATTGCATTCAGCTCCGACGAATCCAGCATTATTACGATTGGCGACGATAAGAAAATTATGACATGGAATTTAATATCAACGGGACAGGAGATTATATTGTTAAGCCAGCGAACATGATAATAACTAAAACTGTTCTAGCATCGCTATCCCACAGCTACGAGGGGCCTAACTTTGCAACAAGTGGTGAAACTTGCCATATCTGGGACGAAAGTCGCAACGAACCTTTGAAGGAACTAAATGGGGTGTAGATTTACTGCAAGACATTAAGTACAATCCAATCGAAACAACACTTCTTGCGGCATGTGGTTCGGATCGAGGGATAATATTATATGATCAACGTGAAACAAACCCCATCCGCAAAATTGTGATGACTCTACGTTCTAATCAGCTTTCGTGGAATCCAATGCAAGCATTTTATTTCACTGTAGCTAACGAAGACTATAATCTTTACACGTACGATATTAGGCGGTTTACACACCCGTTAAAAATACACCATGGTCACGTAGGCCCAGTTACATCGGTAGATTATGCTCCTACTGGAAGAGAATTTGTTTCCGGAAGCTATGATAAAACCATTCGTATATTTGACGCAGCAAAGGCTAATAGTAGAGAAATATACCACACAAAACGCATGCAACACGTCACGTGCGTCAACTGGAGTATggataataaatatattttctcCGGATCCGATGAGATGAATCTTCGTGTATGGAAGGCAAATGCAGCCGAAAAATTGGGATCATTACAAATGCGTGAAAAGAATGCATTTAACTACAATACTGCTCTCAAGGAAAAATATGCAGCTCATCCATCTGTAAGACGTATCGCCCAGCATCGCCAGATACCGAAAATCGTTTTTAATCAACAGGCTAAAATTCGCACCGCAAAGCTTAAGAAtaaaaagaaggagaaaacaAACGCCGAAATTCAAAGCCTGGTAGTGTACCTTACGTAGCAGAAGCTAAAACTAAGGTTGTTAGATCTGAACACTAGCTCAAACGTTCCCTTAATTTTCCGCATTGAAATAGGTCATCTTGTTcaataaatacaaattatGTATCATTTAGTTCTACTTTGCTAcatgttgtttttattgctaCATTACAGAACTAATACAATCGGTTATCATTCCATCGTCAATGGTTAACATTTTTCTAATCCCATTGAAAGActgtttgtttgctctttATTCTACTTACCCGTACAATTACAATTActgtaggtgaccgctaactggatgtgttttaactggagAGATTCTCAGTTAACACTTACGCGAacgtcacacgaggcgtaaactTATGAGTAAACTGGATCTCAGCCATACAAACCTATAAccttttgacaggaagtttacgctctcccatacaaatcaagcgtaaactttttgagtttacacTTCTTGTGACGTCCGTAACAGAGTGATAGaccatttttgtttaaaaaccttacaagcgtcttcagcactgcactgttgtagtgttcccagatatgagcgtgagattcgatagcacgatttacgtgttatgttctcttgcgttaagctctgagctattcactttattaaagatggtctacattattcggttgttaaataacaactcattgaaaggtaataatatatcaaactcatttcgataactaaaataaaaggaaaatgagatacatatttctcccatcctgataatgaacggtgaacatagtgtaattattatgtttttttaaaaaggtattattttaatttcgcttcacataaattttgtttcaagtaattatagtaagaaaaaattaatttaaaaagaaataaacgcagaaaaaagatcataaaaatctggatttgaacacacgctttctcggttcggaagcaaaagcgttgtcactgctctatttggcagttacattggtataggtgcaaattcagtatataaacaagctaagatggcggcaagctatctgttcttgttgaatcaaaaagttgaaagatttcgaagagaacccgttacagccgtgaaagtttcggttgaaatctttattcgccttctaaggcgacaaaggccttaaatgccttctgaatgccttcaaagccgtttaatgctggtagggtatACATTCTTAACGATCGTTCTTAACGACGGCATAAgaccagtcgttaaaattgaCAAATGAATTCAATGTATTCGTGATGCCAAATTCGAGCAATTTTTAATGACTCTGgtaaatttttaacgactgtcAATTTTTAACCATTTGTTTCGCGACACACACCTTTTGTAACACACACAGCTTTTCAATTACGCCATCTATTGGCTCTTGTTGTAATCTGGACAAAACAGAAAGATTCTCCGAAAGTTTAACTCGAATCTGCTCTAATGGCtcacaaattaaattttagaCAGCTTTGGTGCTGCAGGTGTGGTGCTATAAATGGCTACTGAGCAATTGGTGTGGATTTACCTGTGCGAATGATTGATATAACCTTTTTAAATACAGgtgtccccgagatacgactgtatttgggaccgaaaaaaaggcccaacgcaaggcgtaagtcgaaaggtcgtatgtcgaatatctgtcaattttaagtttataaccgaagttgaagagtcgaaatctatcatatcgtgtttttatttgaaacaatgttcgataatgtattaattttacacaaaaaatcgtttacacgatatagatataCAATAACGGGTAGTAGTGGTATCCTTAACGGGCAATAATCCCAGTAGAAGGTCTGCAGTGACGGAATCGCAACCCCGTATGCAAGCGGAGTAAGTAACGCTACACTGTTCTTAGGGAAGAACGGAACTTACTTTATTCATTCATATCAGCGTAGCCGTTCTACGCCGCTATCTTACTCTAGCGATGCCTAATCCTAATTTTCCTAATCCTAGTTTCCTTATGCCCTATGTCCTTATCATGAATACCCCCACCCTTATTTTATGTGGCTTCTATGCCCACGCACTTTACGCGCGCATCCTAATTACTAACACTACTTAAACTACTAACCGCACAAGCTGTCCTAATCTATAAAGTGGGCGTGGCCTTCCTATCTAATCCTATGCTATAGTTCATCCTACTTCCGAATTCATCCTAGTTCTAGTCTTAATCCTAAttagttcatttctatttttagaccTTGTTCATTTCTGTCGGCGACATCCTCCCCCCGTAAGCGCTCGTAGAGggttacaacaaaaaaggagccGACTGAActtacttttcttctttttcgttaCGTACGTCTAGCTTAGCAACTTTTGCGGCAGGTCTTTTTACCATCGTGGTTCCTACACGCATTACTACCGCTCTCACTTGCCCATCCTTTGCCGTATCAACATCTACTACTCTTCCCTTTATCCACCTACCGCTAACCTGTTCGTTCGGAAATGTCACAATATCTCCTATTTTTAGTGGTTCTGCTTTATTTAACCATTTCCCGCGCGATATCAATTGAGGTAGGTATTCCTTCACCCATCTCAACCAATAATTTTGAGCCGCTAGTCTGGATTTTTTCCAAATAGACCTCGATGCCTCGGCTTCAACAATGTCTAAAAGAGAAGGTGCGGCCTCTCCGGAATAACCAATTAGGAAGTGGCTTGGTGTTAGAGGTTCATCATCCTCGTGTTCAATAGGGATGTGCGTTAGCGGTCTATTGTTAATGATAAATTCTATCTCTATCAACAAAGATCTCAACGCTACTTCGGGCAAGGAATCTTTTGTTAACGGGAAAAGACTTTTTACCTCTTGCACCATTCTTTCCCAAGCCCCTCCAAAATGTGGTGCTGCCGGTGGATTAAAATGCCAGTAAATTCCTTCCGTTGCACACCTTTGCTGAATTTGTGCCATTTCTCTACAAGCACCAACAAAATTAGTACCATTGTCGCAATATATATGGGCAATTTTTCCCCTTCGATGCTGCATATTTTTTAGAATCATTATAAATGTGTTAGAACTAAGATCGTTGGCAAGCTCTAAATGTACAGCTCGGGTTGTTAGGCATGTAAACAATGCTCCCCATCTTTTTTCAGATCGTCGACCAATCGTAACAGTAAGTGGCCCAAAATAATCCACTCCTGTATGCgtgaatggtttaaaatatgcGGCTGTTCTACAAAGTGGCAACGCTGCCATTTGAGGCGCTTGTGGCTTGGCCttatcatttttacatttttggcaGATAGCTGATACCCTTTTCAATACGGCTCTAAGATCGACTACCC from Anopheles merus strain MAF unplaced genomic scaffold, AmerM5.1 LNR4000943, whole genome shotgun sequence includes:
- the LOC121603232 gene encoding LOW QUALITY PROTEIN: DDB1- and CUL4-associated factor 13-like (The sequence of the model RefSeq protein was modified relative to this genomic sequence to represent the inferred CDS: inserted 3 bases in 3 codons; deleted 2 bases in 1 codon), producing the protein MKVKVITRNPDRYVRETKXRYHKSFRNYDKEVHPFQSTREYVRALNATKLERVFAKPFVGNLDGHCDGVSIISKNYAKISFIASGAYDGNVKLWYVADKTCMMSINAHVGYCRGIAFSSDESSIITIGDDKKIMTWNLISTGQEIIVKPANMIITKTVLASLSHSYEGPNFATSGETCHIWDESRNEPLKXTKWGVDLLQDIKYNPIETTLLAACGSDRGIILYDQRETNPIRKIVMTLRSNQLSWNPMQAFYFTVANEDYNLYTYDIRRFTHPLKIHHGHVGPVTSVDYAPTGREFVSGSYDKTIRIFDAAKANSREIYHTKRMQHVTCVNWSMDNKYIFSGSDEMNLRVWKANAAEKLGSLQMREKNAFNYNTALKEKYAAHPSVRRIAQHRQIPKIVFNQQAKIRTAKLKNKKKEXNKRRNSKPGSVPYVAEAKTKVVRSEH